One genomic window of Aquisalimonas sp. 2447 includes the following:
- a CDS encoding DUF3426 domain-containing protein, with protein sequence MLPERKPGNVAATTAAITVMYTQCPTCATVFRIAGEQLAGTGGLAQCGCCRQVFDARRRLVDDLPEAFTPWLTEPEPEPEPEPEPEPEPEPEPEPEPEPEPEPEPEPEPEPEPEPEPEPEPEPEPEPEPEPEPEPEPEPEPEPEPEPEPEPEPEPEPEPEPEPEPEPEPEPEPEPEPEPEPPKRGRQIDWLSGPVPVVPGRQARSRTGSGTDAPATAFAPPEDTPAAPRPGQAAPVRSRPGDEPPEPAAPQADPPPDVADAANSAAVPGHADEPPVAVDLEEHWQELSRLEIERAAQPQPRSRAPYLWFAGVVLMVLSLGVQSAYIVRDDLAQDPRWRPWLETLCTVAGCELPLQRDLASVRLVRGQVSDHPELDDTLVATASLVNEAEFRQPYPLLRLSLLDNNQNISGERWFHPEDYLGDLAQRQEWAAGMPPGLGVRVRLVLEDPGSGAQQYIFDLR encoded by the coding sequence ATGCTCCCGGAGAGGAAACCAGGGAACGTTGCGGCCACCACTGCCGCCATCACCGTCATGTACACCCAGTGCCCCACATGCGCCACCGTGTTCCGGATTGCCGGCGAGCAGCTCGCCGGCACCGGCGGTCTGGCCCAGTGCGGCTGCTGCAGGCAGGTGTTCGACGCGCGTCGACGCCTGGTGGACGACCTCCCCGAAGCCTTCACACCCTGGCTGACGGAACCGGAACCGGAACCGGAACCGGAACCGGAACCGGAACCGGAACCGGAACCGGAACCGGAACCAGAGCCGGAACCAGAGCCGGAACCAGAGCCGGAACCAGAGCCGGAACCAGAGCCGGAACCAGAGCCGGAACCAGAGCCGGAACCAGAGCCGGAACCAGAGCCGGAACCAGAGCCGGAACCAGAGCCGGAACCAGAGCCGGAACCAGAGCCGGAACCAGAGCCGGAACCAGAGCCGGAACCAGAGCCGGAACCAGAGCCGGAACCAGAGCCGGAACCAGAGCCGGAACCAGAGCCGGAACCAGAGCCGGAACCAGAGCCGCCGAAGCGGGGGCGGCAGATCGATTGGCTATCGGGGCCGGTGCCTGTTGTGCCGGGGCGCCAGGCGCGGTCCCGCACCGGCAGCGGCACGGATGCGCCCGCGACGGCGTTCGCCCCGCCCGAGGACACGCCCGCGGCCCCGCGGCCCGGCCAGGCCGCCCCGGTCCGGAGCCGCCCCGGTGATGAACCGCCGGAGCCGGCGGCGCCGCAAGCGGATCCACCGCCCGATGTCGCCGACGCCGCGAATTCCGCCGCCGTGCCCGGACATGCCGATGAGCCTCCGGTGGCCGTTGACCTGGAAGAGCACTGGCAGGAGCTCTCGCGGCTGGAGATCGAGCGCGCCGCGCAGCCGCAACCGCGCTCCCGGGCGCCCTATCTGTGGTTTGCCGGTGTGGTGTTGATGGTGCTGAGCCTGGGGGTGCAATCGGCCTACATCGTGCGCGATGATCTGGCGCAGGATCCGCGCTGGCGACCCTGGCTGGAGACGCTGTGCACAGTGGCGGGCTGTGAGCTGCCGTTGCAGCGGGATCTGGCGTCGGTGCGCCTGGTGCGGGGGCAGGTGAGCGATCACCCGGAACTGGACGACACCCTGGTGGCCACCGCGTCGCTGGTCAACGAGGCCGAATTCCGGCAACCTTACCCTTTGCTTCGGTTGTCACTTCTGGATAATAACCAGAATATTTCGGGGGAGCGCTGGTTCCATCCCGAGGACTATCTCGGCGACCTGGCGCAACGGCAGGAATGGGCCGCGGGGATGCCACCGGGCCTGGGGGTTCGCGTTCGACTGGTGCTGGAGGATCCGGGCAGCGGCGCGCAGC
- the prmA gene encoding 50S ribosomal protein L11 methyltransferase, which produces MHHRQIRCTLPAGACTRAESVLVEQGAYAVTLQDPGGEPILEPDLGTNPLWAEVVLVALFDGDVDVPGIRTVLEQSLGPDVLDTWHEETIPDQDWERAWMDAFEPMRFGERLWVCPSTHQPPDPRGVNISLDPGLAFGTGTHPTTALCLGWLDRQQLAGTRVLDYGCGSGILAIAALLLGSDEAHGVDNDRQALTASEENARRNGVEDRLFLRTNEEPDPPVADVLVANILSGILIELAPQLMGLVRPGGPVALSGIMEDQAGTVVEAFDAYVSFDRPRFQDGWTLLTGIRRGD; this is translated from the coding sequence ATGCATCATCGTCAGATCCGCTGCACGCTGCCGGCAGGTGCCTGCACGCGTGCCGAGTCCGTGCTGGTGGAGCAGGGCGCCTATGCCGTGACCCTGCAGGATCCCGGCGGCGAGCCCATCCTCGAACCCGATCTGGGCACCAATCCGCTGTGGGCCGAAGTGGTGCTGGTGGCACTGTTTGACGGCGACGTCGACGTGCCCGGCATTCGCACCGTGCTGGAGCAGTCCCTGGGGCCGGATGTGCTGGATACCTGGCACGAGGAAACCATCCCGGACCAGGACTGGGAGCGTGCCTGGATGGACGCCTTTGAGCCCATGCGCTTCGGCGAGCGGCTCTGGGTGTGCCCCAGCACCCACCAGCCCCCCGACCCGCGGGGGGTCAACATCAGTCTTGATCCCGGCCTGGCCTTCGGTACCGGCACCCATCCCACCACGGCCCTCTGTCTGGGGTGGCTGGATCGCCAGCAGCTGGCCGGCACCCGCGTGCTGGACTACGGCTGCGGCTCGGGCATCCTTGCCATTGCCGCACTGCTGCTGGGGAGCGATGAGGCCCACGGGGTCGACAACGACCGCCAGGCCCTGACTGCCAGCGAGGAGAACGCGCGCCGCAACGGCGTGGAGGACCGACTGTTCCTGCGCACCAACGAGGAGCCGGACCCGCCGGTGGCGGATGTGCTGGTTGCCAACATTCTCTCGGGCATCCTCATTGAGCTGGCCCCGCAGCTCATGGGCCTGGTCCGCCCCGGTGGGCCTGTGGCCCTGTCCGGGATCATGGAAGACCAGGCGGGAACCGTTGTGGAGGCCTTCGACGCGTACGTCTCCTTCGACCGGCCGCGGTTTCAGGATGGCTGGACGCTGCTCACCGGTATCCGTCGCGGTGACTGA
- the ppa gene encoding inorganic diphosphatase, whose amino-acid sequence MNVDNIPAGKSVPDDINVIIEIPQNADPVKYEVDKDSGALLVDRFMFTAMHYPCNYGFVPHTLCGDGDPADVLVVAPFGLVPGSVVRCRPVGVLEMSDEAGEDAKIVAVPVSKLTPLYDHVHEPSDLPPLLLEQIGHFFEHYKDLEKGKWVKVEGWKGAEAARKELTDAVARHERQG is encoded by the coding sequence ATGAACGTCGACAACATCCCGGCTGGCAAGTCGGTTCCGGACGACATCAATGTCATCATCGAGATCCCGCAGAACGCCGATCCCGTGAAGTACGAGGTGGACAAGGATAGCGGTGCGCTGCTGGTGGACCGGTTCATGTTCACGGCCATGCACTACCCCTGCAACTACGGTTTCGTGCCCCACACCCTGTGCGGGGACGGCGATCCGGCGGACGTGCTGGTGGTGGCCCCGTTCGGCCTGGTGCCCGGCTCCGTGGTGCGCTGCCGGCCGGTGGGCGTGCTGGAGATGAGCGACGAGGCCGGCGAGGACGCCAAGATCGTCGCCGTGCCGGTGAGCAAGCTCACGCCCCTCTACGATCACGTCCACGAGCCATCCGACCTGCCGCCGCTGCTGCTGGAGCAGATCGGCCACTTCTTCGAGCACTACAAGGATCTGGAGAAGGGCAAGTGGGTGAAAGTCGAGGGCTGGAAAGGCGCCGAGGCTGCCCGCAAGGAGTTGACCGACGCCGTGGCGCGGCACGAGCGCCAGGGCTGA
- a CDS encoding 6-phosphofructokinase: MPPKNAFYAQSGGVTSVINASACGVIEAARQHGDRIGHVYAGRNGIIGALREDMIDTGQESAEAIAALRHTPAGAFGSCRYKLKGLEENQAEYQRLIEVFAAHDIGYFFYNGGGDSQDTAMKVAQLGERMGYPITCIGIPKTVDNDLAVTDCCPGFGSTAKYVAVSTREAAMDVRSMAESSTKVFVLEVMGRHAGWIAAAAGLCEEHEGEPPLVILFPEVPFDRQAFLARVQDCVDRHGYCVVVVSEGLRDDDGNFLSDGGSKDAFGHTQLGGVGPVIAQMCKTDLGLKHHCAVADYLQRAARHLSSKTDVDQAYAVGRAAVEKALAGENAIMPTIVRKADEPYQWEIGSVALSEVANIERKMPREYITECGFGITDDCRRYLRPLIQGEDYPPYRDGLPSYITLKNVSVPRVLGTEFQV; encoded by the coding sequence ATGCCCCCGAAGAATGCCTTTTACGCCCAGTCAGGTGGCGTGACTTCCGTCATTAATGCCAGTGCCTGCGGTGTTATCGAGGCCGCGCGGCAGCACGGTGATCGCATCGGCCACGTCTATGCCGGCCGCAACGGCATCATCGGCGCGCTGCGCGAGGACATGATCGATACCGGGCAGGAGTCCGCCGAGGCCATCGCCGCGCTGCGTCACACGCCCGCCGGCGCCTTCGGCTCCTGCCGCTACAAGCTCAAGGGGCTGGAAGAGAACCAGGCCGAGTACCAGCGGCTGATCGAGGTCTTCGCCGCCCACGATATCGGCTACTTCTTCTACAACGGCGGCGGCGATTCCCAGGATACCGCCATGAAGGTCGCCCAACTCGGCGAGCGCATGGGCTATCCCATCACCTGCATCGGCATCCCCAAGACAGTGGACAACGACCTGGCGGTTACCGACTGCTGCCCCGGGTTCGGCTCCACCGCCAAGTACGTGGCGGTGTCCACCCGCGAGGCGGCCATGGACGTGCGTTCCATGGCCGAGTCGTCCACCAAGGTCTTCGTGCTGGAGGTCATGGGTCGGCATGCCGGCTGGATTGCCGCCGCCGCCGGGCTGTGCGAAGAGCATGAGGGTGAACCGCCGCTGGTGATCCTGTTCCCCGAGGTGCCTTTCGATCGCCAGGCCTTTCTCGCGCGGGTCCAGGATTGCGTGGATCGCCACGGCTACTGCGTGGTGGTGGTCTCCGAGGGGCTGCGGGACGATGACGGCAATTTCCTCTCCGACGGCGGCAGCAAGGACGCGTTCGGCCATACCCAGCTCGGCGGCGTGGGGCCGGTGATCGCGCAGATGTGCAAGACCGACCTGGGCCTCAAGCACCACTGTGCGGTGGCGGACTACCTCCAGCGGGCCGCACGGCACCTGTCCTCCAAGACCGATGTGGATCAGGCCTACGCCGTCGGCCGCGCCGCCGTCGAGAAGGCGCTTGCCGGGGAGAACGCGATCATGCCCACCATCGTGCGCAAGGCCGATGAGCCGTACCAGTGGGAAATCGGTTCCGTGGCCCTGAGCGAAGTGGCCAATATCGAGCGCAAGATGCCCCGGGAGTACATCACCGAGTGCGGTTTCGGCATCACCGACGATTGCCGGCGCTACCTGCGGCCGTTGATCCAGGGCGAGGACTACCCGCCTTACCGTGACGGGCTGCCCAGTTACATTACACTCAAGAATGTTTCCGTCCCGCGCGTGCTGGGGACGGAGTTTCAGGTCTGA
- the mpl gene encoding UDP-N-acetylmuramate:L-alanyl-gamma-D-glutamyl-meso-diaminopimelate ligase, which translates to MHVHILGICGTFMGSLALLAREAGHEVTGSDRGIYPPMSELLAAQGIAVGADDDPAQLEPAPDCVIIGNALSRGHALVEAVLDRRIPYTSGPQWLADNLLRDRWVLAVSGTHGKTTTAGILAWLLEDAGLAPGFLIGGVPGNFPVSARLGRNPFFVIEADEYDSAFFDKRSKFVHFRPDTLVVNNLEFDHADIFPDLAAIQRQFHHLVRTVPGRGRIIAPLAEPAVREMLEMGCWSELEAVDAPSGWHLEAGAGGFTVAEGTTRHGSLDWHLHGEHNARNALAALLAARHAGVPVSQGLASLPRFRGMRRRQELRGTVNGIRVIDDFAHHPTAIRATLDALTPGGRVLAVLEPRSNTMRLGTQRAALPNALAPANRSYLYQPPGLDWSVSELIPAVGECAVWADDIDTLVAHVATDARAGDQVVIMSNGGFDGIHQRLLDALAEQHQSVIEVPA; encoded by the coding sequence ATGCACGTGCACATCCTCGGCATCTGCGGAACCTTCATGGGCAGCCTGGCGTTGCTCGCCCGGGAAGCCGGCCATGAAGTCACCGGCTCCGACCGCGGCATCTACCCGCCCATGAGCGAGCTGCTCGCCGCCCAGGGCATCGCCGTGGGCGCCGACGACGACCCGGCACAACTGGAGCCGGCGCCGGACTGCGTCATCATCGGCAACGCCCTGTCCCGCGGCCATGCGCTGGTGGAGGCGGTGCTGGACCGGCGCATCCCCTACACCTCCGGCCCGCAGTGGCTGGCGGACAACCTTCTGCGCGACCGCTGGGTACTGGCCGTGAGCGGCACCCACGGCAAGACCACCACCGCCGGCATCCTGGCCTGGCTGCTGGAAGATGCCGGCCTGGCGCCGGGCTTTCTCATCGGCGGCGTACCGGGGAATTTCCCGGTATCGGCCCGGCTGGGTCGTAATCCCTTTTTCGTCATCGAGGCGGACGAGTACGACAGCGCCTTCTTCGACAAGCGCTCCAAGTTCGTGCACTTCCGCCCGGACACGCTGGTGGTGAACAACCTGGAATTCGACCACGCGGACATCTTCCCGGACCTGGCCGCCATTCAGCGGCAGTTCCACCACCTGGTGCGCACCGTGCCGGGCCGCGGGCGGATCATCGCACCGCTGGCCGAGCCGGCGGTGCGCGAGATGCTGGAGATGGGCTGCTGGAGCGAACTGGAGGCCGTGGACGCCCCCTCCGGCTGGCACCTGGAAGCCGGGGCCGGCGGCTTCACGGTTGCCGAAGGCACCACCCGTCACGGCTCCCTGGACTGGCACCTGCACGGCGAACACAACGCCCGCAACGCGCTGGCCGCACTGCTGGCCGCCCGCCACGCCGGCGTGCCGGTCAGCCAGGGCCTGGCGTCCCTGCCCCGGTTCCGCGGCATGCGCCGGCGCCAGGAACTGCGGGGCACCGTCAACGGCATCCGCGTCATCGACGACTTCGCCCACCACCCCACCGCCATCCGCGCCACTCTGGATGCGCTGACCCCCGGCGGGCGCGTGCTGGCGGTGCTGGAGCCACGCTCCAACACCATGCGCCTGGGCACCCAGCGCGCCGCGCTGCCCAACGCCCTGGCGCCGGCGAACCGCAGCTACCTGTACCAGCCTCCCGGGCTGGACTGGTCGGTATCGGAACTCATCCCTGCCGTGGGCGAGTGCGCCGTCTGGGCTGACGACATCGACACCCTGGTGGCACACGTCGCCACGGACGCCCGCGCCGGCGACCAGGTCGTGATCATGAGCAACGGCGGCTTCGACGGCATCCACCAGCGCCTGCTGGACGCCCTGGCGGAACAGCACCAGAGCGTCATCGAGGTCCCGGCATGA
- a CDS encoding flavin prenyltransferase UbiX, with the protein MNLRDDGITLALTGASGAQYGLRLLECLLAAERPVQMLISEPARVVIGMETNEQLPGRNGDAQRHLATRYGAAEGQLRLLGQSEWTAACASGSGAPRNMVICPCTTGTLAGLAAGTSNNLIERAADVVMKERGQLILVPREMPFSTLHLENMLRLSRAGAVIMPPSPGFYHHPQRIEDMVDFVVARILDHLSIPQELMPRWGHEREHRTP; encoded by the coding sequence ATGAATCTGCGCGACGACGGCATCACCCTGGCGCTGACCGGGGCCTCCGGCGCCCAGTACGGCCTGCGCCTGCTGGAGTGCCTGCTGGCCGCCGAACGCCCGGTGCAGATGCTCATCTCCGAGCCCGCCCGCGTGGTCATCGGCATGGAGACCAATGAGCAGCTCCCCGGCCGCAACGGCGACGCCCAGCGCCATCTGGCCACCCGTTACGGTGCCGCCGAGGGCCAGCTCCGCCTGCTGGGCCAGAGCGAGTGGACCGCCGCCTGCGCCTCCGGCTCCGGCGCGCCGCGGAACATGGTCATCTGCCCCTGTACCACCGGCACCCTGGCCGGGCTTGCCGCCGGCACCAGCAACAACCTCATCGAACGGGCCGCCGACGTGGTGATGAAAGAGCGCGGCCAGCTCATTCTCGTGCCCCGGGAGATGCCCTTCTCTACCCTGCACCTGGAAAACATGCTGCGCCTGAGCCGCGCCGGCGCCGTGATCATGCCGCCCAGCCCCGGCTTCTATCACCACCCGCAGCGCATCGAGGACATGGTGGACTTCGTCGTCGCCCGCATCCTCGACCACCTGAGCATCCCCCAGGAGCTCATGCCCCGCTGGGGCCATGAACGGGAGCACAGAACCCCATGA
- a CDS encoding LON peptidase substrate-binding domain-containing protein, translated as MNLAPQIMEEIPVFPLRTVLFPGGPLPLRIFETRYVDMVSRCLRRDEPFGVCLIREGREIGEAATPHALGTLASIIDWEQHQDGLLGITAMGGSRFRIRDSWLAPDRLRLANVDLLPTPEPATLPDQPDDIRQLLDRILGMQSLGYHHCERQDTDAEWLSARLAEVLPLSLERKQQLLAMDDPMERLESLREMVPQLRLR; from the coding sequence ATGAACCTGGCTCCGCAGATCATGGAAGAGATCCCCGTTTTCCCCCTGCGCACCGTGCTCTTCCCCGGCGGCCCCCTGCCGCTGCGCATCTTCGAGACCCGCTACGTGGACATGGTCAGCCGCTGCCTGCGCCGGGACGAACCCTTCGGCGTCTGCCTGATCCGTGAGGGCCGGGAGATCGGCGAAGCCGCCACGCCCCACGCGCTGGGTACCCTGGCGTCCATTATTGACTGGGAGCAGCATCAGGACGGCCTGCTGGGCATCACCGCCATGGGCGGGAGCCGTTTCCGCATCCGCGACAGCTGGCTTGCCCCGGACAGACTCCGCCTGGCCAACGTCGATCTGCTCCCGACTCCGGAACCGGCAACCCTGCCCGACCAGCCCGACGATATCCGCCAGCTCCTGGATCGCATCCTCGGCATGCAGAGCCTGGGCTACCACCACTGCGAACGTCAGGACACCGACGCCGAGTGGCTCAGTGCCCGCCTCGCCGAAGTCCTGCCCCTGAGCCTGGAGCGGAAACAGCAGCTGCTGGCCATGGATGACCCCATGGAGCGCCTGGAATCCCTGCGGGAGATGGTTCCGCAGCTGCGGCTGCGGTGA
- the hemL gene encoding glutamate-1-semialdehyde 2,1-aminomutase: protein MKHSETLFEAACQHIPGGVNSPVRAFRGVGGTPVFMRRAQGPYLYDEDYQRYVDYVCSWGPMVLGHAYPEVVEAVQQAAAQGLSFGAPTEAETRMAVQIKTHFPSMEMLRMVSSGTEATMSALRLARGYTGRNKIIKFQGNYHGHVDALLVKAGSGALTLGNPTSPGVPEAVVADTITLTYNDLDGVKQAFSEYGDEIAAVMLEPVAGNMNLVPADAEFLQGLRDLCTNHGSVLIFDEVMSGFRVHLGGAQARYGVTPDLTCLGKVVGGGMPVGAFGGRREIMEQLSPLGAVYQAGTLSGNPVAMAAGLKTLEVLSRPGTFERLEATTTTLAEGLRERAWKAGVPVQVNQMGSMMGLFFTEDGPVRTYQQVVDSNTDRYGRFFHGMLESGVYFAPAAFEASFVSTAHDDAVIELTLDMAGKVFQRLE from the coding sequence ATGAAACACTCCGAGACGCTCTTCGAGGCGGCCTGTCAGCACATTCCCGGGGGCGTGAACTCGCCGGTACGGGCCTTCCGTGGCGTCGGCGGCACGCCGGTGTTCATGCGCCGCGCCCAGGGGCCGTATCTCTACGACGAGGACTACCAGCGCTATGTGGACTACGTCTGCTCCTGGGGCCCGATGGTGCTGGGGCATGCCTATCCGGAGGTGGTGGAGGCGGTGCAGCAGGCGGCGGCCCAGGGGCTGAGCTTCGGTGCGCCCACGGAAGCCGAAACGCGCATGGCCGTGCAGATCAAGACGCATTTCCCGTCCATGGAGATGCTGCGCATGGTCAGCTCCGGCACCGAGGCGACCATGAGCGCGCTGCGGCTGGCCCGCGGCTACACCGGGCGGAACAAGATCATCAAGTTCCAGGGCAACTACCACGGCCACGTGGACGCCCTGCTGGTAAAGGCGGGGTCCGGTGCCCTGACCCTGGGCAACCCCACCTCCCCGGGCGTGCCGGAGGCGGTGGTGGCGGACACCATCACGCTCACCTACAACGACCTGGATGGCGTGAAGCAGGCGTTCTCGGAGTACGGTGACGAGATCGCTGCAGTGATGCTGGAGCCGGTGGCCGGCAACATGAATCTGGTGCCGGCGGATGCGGAGTTCCTCCAGGGGCTGCGTGATCTGTGTACCAACCACGGCAGCGTGCTGATCTTCGACGAGGTGATGTCGGGATTCCGGGTGCACCTGGGCGGGGCGCAGGCACGCTACGGGGTAACGCCGGACCTGACCTGCCTGGGCAAGGTGGTCGGCGGCGGCATGCCGGTGGGGGCCTTCGGTGGTCGCCGGGAGATCATGGAACAGCTCTCGCCCCTGGGTGCGGTCTATCAGGCGGGTACGTTGTCGGGGAATCCGGTGGCCATGGCCGCCGGCCTGAAGACCCTGGAGGTGCTCTCGCGGCCGGGGACGTTCGAGCGGCTGGAGGCGACCACGACGACGCTGGCGGAGGGTCTGCGGGAGCGCGCCTGGAAGGCGGGTGTGCCGGTGCAGGTCAACCAGATGGGCAGCATGATGGGCCTGTTCTTCACCGAGGACGGGCCGGTACGCACCTACCAGCAGGTGGTGGACAGCAACACGGATCGGTACGGGCGGTTTTTCCACGGCATGCTGGAGAGTGGCGTGTACTTCGCGCCGGCGGCCTTCGAGGCGAGTTTCGTGTCCACGGCGCATGACGATGCGGTTATCGAGTTGACCCTGGATATGGCCGGGAAGGTGTTCCAGCGGCTGGAGTGA
- the thiE gene encoding thiamine phosphate synthase: MVDASAVRGLYVITDTTVNHDDELLSMVRQALEGGAAVVQYRDKSDAHERRRREAEALLALCRQYRALFVINDDVELAAAIGAPAVHLGRDDDDPARARARLGSHVVIGVSCYGSLERADQLAAAGADYLAFGSVFPSPTKPEAVPLPLATLAVAAERYRQPLVAIGGITPDNAGPVVAAGVDAVAVISGVFAAPDPRLAAARIADLFDSGAAGGA; the protein is encoded by the coding sequence ATGGTGGACGCATCCGCGGTTCGCGGCCTGTACGTCATCACCGATACCACCGTGAACCACGATGACGAGCTGTTGTCCATGGTCCGCCAGGCGCTGGAAGGCGGCGCCGCGGTGGTCCAGTATCGTGACAAGAGCGACGCCCATGAGCGCCGACGCCGGGAGGCGGAGGCGTTGCTGGCACTGTGTCGTCAGTACCGTGCCCTGTTCGTGATCAACGACGACGTGGAACTCGCCGCCGCCATCGGCGCGCCGGCGGTCCATCTGGGTCGTGACGACGATGATCCGGCACGGGCGCGAGCACGACTGGGCAGCCATGTTGTCATCGGCGTCTCCTGTTACGGTTCCCTGGAGCGCGCGGACCAGCTGGCGGCGGCGGGTGCGGATTATCTCGCCTTTGGCAGCGTCTTTCCGTCGCCGACCAAGCCGGAGGCGGTGCCCCTGCCGCTGGCGACGCTCGCCGTCGCCGCGGAACGCTACCGTCAGCCGCTGGTGGCCATCGGTGGTATCACGCCGGACAATGCCGGGCCGGTGGTGGCTGCCGGCGTGGATGCGGTGGCGGTGATCAGCGGCGTCTTCGCTGCCCCCGATCCACGTCTGGCCGCGGCCCGGATTGCGGACCTGTTCGATTCCGGTGCCGCTGGCGGTGCCTGA
- a CDS encoding rubredoxin, with product MEYKSYMCVVCGWIYEEEDGLPDEGIAPGTRWDDIPDSFTCPECGAGKEDFEMIEI from the coding sequence ATGGAATACAAGTCTTACATGTGCGTGGTGTGCGGGTGGATCTACGAAGAAGAGGACGGCCTGCCCGACGAGGGCATCGCGCCGGGCACGCGGTGGGACGACATTCCGGACAGTTTCACCTGCCCGGAATGCGGTGCCGGCAAGGAAGACTTCGAGATGATCGAAATCTGA
- the cpdA gene encoding 3',5'-cyclic-AMP phosphodiesterase, with the protein MQLTDLPRGRPLRVLQITDTHLYGDGGQLAGVDTEAAWEAVVAALRGKEQRCDLLLHTGDVIHDGALDTDAAYCEARRQLQGLGLPGLVVPGNHDDAGAMERVFHTGPVRLVGHLVAADWLFITLDSTVPGATHGHLSATQLQWLDDCLGANDGRHVLVGLHHHPVPVGCRWIDRIGLDNGRDLFDVLDRHDAVRAVVWGHVHQEFDGWHGDIRLLASPSTCVQFDPASPTFRIDPRPPGYRWLELQPDGRVRTGVERLTELPAGLDVGIAGY; encoded by the coding sequence ATGCAATTGACCGATTTGCCGCGTGGCCGCCCGCTCCGGGTGCTGCAGATCACGGATACGCACCTGTACGGCGACGGTGGACAGCTGGCCGGTGTCGATACCGAAGCGGCCTGGGAGGCCGTTGTCGCGGCGTTGCGCGGCAAGGAACAGCGGTGCGACCTGCTGCTGCACACCGGTGACGTCATCCATGACGGCGCCCTGGATACGGACGCCGCCTACTGCGAGGCCAGACGTCAGCTTCAGGGGCTGGGGCTGCCGGGGCTGGTGGTGCCGGGCAACCACGACGATGCCGGTGCCATGGAACGCGTGTTCCACACCGGCCCGGTGCGGCTGGTGGGTCACCTGGTCGCCGCCGACTGGCTGTTCATCACCCTCGACTCCACCGTGCCGGGCGCCACCCACGGGCATCTGTCGGCCACTCAACTGCAGTGGCTGGATGATTGTCTGGGGGCCAACGACGGCAGGCACGTGCTGGTTGGGCTCCATCATCATCCGGTGCCGGTGGGCTGTCGGTGGATTGACCGCATTGGTCTGGACAACGGCCGCGACCTGTTCGATGTGCTGGACCGTCACGATGCGGTGCGCGCGGTGGTATGGGGGCATGTTCACCAGGAGTTCGATGGCTGGCACGGCGACATCCGCCTGTTGGCGAGCCCCAGTACCTGTGTCCAGTTCGACCCGGCCAGCCCGACGTTCCGTATCGACCCCCGGCCGCCCGGGTACCGCTGGCTGGAACTGCAGCCTGACGGACGTGTGCGTACCGGCGTCGAGCGTCTGACCGAGTTGCCGGCCGGGCTGGATGTCGGCATCGCCGGATACTAG
- a CDS encoding SEL1-like repeat protein — protein sequence MHHRIATLTVAMALLAGCAGSGSPGDEARFAEGRAAYQAGDFGEAFERLIVEAEAGNPDAQYTIGYMYFEGQGVSRDEDRALRWIQRAAENGSRQAVTALGELAGMGSSRPGVSDEQATTPEPQADEDAPRLTPDSDAMEREIRDELPAELTDDQ from the coding sequence ATGCATCACAGGATCGCGACACTGACGGTGGCCATGGCGCTGCTGGCCGGCTGCGCCGGTAGCGGCTCACCCGGCGATGAGGCGCGCTTCGCGGAAGGCCGCGCAGCCTACCAGGCCGGAGACTTCGGCGAGGCATTCGAGCGACTGATCGTGGAAGCCGAGGCCGGCAATCCGGACGCCCAGTACACCATCGGCTACATGTACTTCGAGGGCCAGGGTGTCAGCCGCGACGAGGACCGGGCACTGCGGTGGATTCAACGCGCGGCGGAAAACGGCAGCCGGCAGGCGGTGACCGCCCTGGGCGAGCTGGCCGGCATGGGCAGTAGCCGCCCCGGCGTCAGCGACGAGCAGGCGACGACACCGGAACCCCAGGCCGACGAGGACGCGCCACGGCTGACCCCGGACAGCGATGCCATGGAACGCGAGATTCGCGACGAGCTGCCTGCGGAGCTCACGGACGATCAGTGA